Proteins co-encoded in one uncultured Draconibacterium sp. genomic window:
- a CDS encoding lysoplasmalogenase, protein MKKFFLHLVFIVIVVADLVGEYLQDPQLDHIVKPFILIWIAGYFLLHAKAIDKKVVKLAVIGFLFSWFGDLLMMFASEFTFFVLGIASFLVTQVVYIFLFLRTIDLSGNMSFLKKKPMWLIPYIAFGLIIYTLLFPQLDAVLRIAIFVYMAAILSMSAMALNRFGNGHPISFSLVFAGSLFFVLSDSLIAVNRFLVAIPYEGLLVMTTYIAAQYLIMLGLLKQYE, encoded by the coding sequence ATGAAAAAATTTTTTCTTCACCTCGTTTTTATTGTTATCGTTGTTGCTGATCTGGTAGGAGAGTATTTGCAGGATCCACAGCTCGATCACATCGTTAAACCTTTTATTCTGATCTGGATTGCCGGATATTTCCTGTTACATGCAAAAGCTATTGACAAAAAGGTGGTGAAGCTGGCAGTGATAGGTTTTCTTTTCTCGTGGTTTGGAGATCTGTTGATGATGTTTGCTTCCGAATTTACATTTTTTGTTTTGGGCATTGCATCTTTTCTTGTTACGCAGGTTGTGTATATATTTTTATTTCTGCGCACCATCGATCTTTCGGGTAATATGTCGTTTTTAAAGAAGAAGCCCATGTGGCTGATTCCGTACATTGCCTTTGGGCTGATTATTTACACCCTGCTCTTCCCTCAATTGGATGCAGTGTTACGAATAGCCATTTTTGTGTATATGGCGGCTATTTTATCAATGTCGGCCATGGCACTCAACCGGTTTGGGAACGGACATCCGATAAGTTTTAGCCTGGTGTTTGCAGGTTCTTTGTTTTTTGTTTTATCCGATTCGTTGATTGCCGTAAATCGTTTTCTTGTTGCTATTCCTTACGAAGGTTTGTTGGTAATGACAACGTACATTGCTGCCCAGTACCTGATTATGTTGGGATTGTTGAAACAGTACGAATAA
- the rfaD gene encoding ADP-glyceromanno-heptose 6-epimerase, with protein MIVVTGAAGFIGSYLVGKLNEAGYKDLILVDKFDDPWKDLNLLKKQYRKFIDRDEFFKWLIKHAQDVDFIFHLGARTDTVGQEPELYQQLNLIYSQRLWNICSEIQVPLLYASSAATYGNGEDGFSDEHKKIQDLRPLNLYGWSKHDFDVWALKQFRTPPFWAGMKFFNVYGPNEYHKGRMASVVLHAYKTIKETGHMQLFRSHHKAYKDGEQSRDFIYVEDIADVMMFFMENQDNSGIYNVGTGKARSFLDLTKAVFSSMKMNPEISFIDTPVDLRGRYQYFTEAEMQKLRDVGYNKPFVELEAGVDEYVNKFLLEEACF; from the coding sequence ATGATAGTTGTAACAGGAGCAGCCGGATTTATCGGAAGTTATTTAGTAGGAAAACTCAACGAAGCAGGATACAAAGACCTGATTTTGGTTGACAAATTTGATGATCCCTGGAAGGATTTGAATTTGCTGAAAAAACAGTATCGGAAATTTATCGACCGTGATGAGTTTTTCAAATGGCTGATCAAACATGCACAGGACGTCGATTTTATTTTTCACCTGGGGGCAAGAACCGATACCGTAGGACAGGAACCTGAACTCTATCAACAATTAAATTTAATTTATTCGCAACGTCTTTGGAATATTTGTTCCGAAATTCAAGTGCCACTGTTGTATGCCTCATCGGCAGCTACATATGGAAATGGCGAAGATGGTTTTTCTGATGAGCATAAAAAAATACAGGACTTGCGACCACTTAATCTTTACGGTTGGTCGAAACACGACTTTGATGTTTGGGCCTTAAAACAGTTTCGTACACCACCTTTTTGGGCAGGAATGAAATTCTTTAATGTTTACGGACCGAATGAATACCATAAAGGGCGCATGGCATCAGTAGTTTTGCATGCTTACAAAACCATTAAAGAAACCGGGCATATGCAATTGTTCCGCTCGCACCATAAAGCTTACAAAGATGGCGAACAAAGCCGCGATTTTATTTATGTGGAAGACATCGCTGATGTAATGATGTTTTTCATGGAAAACCAGGATAATTCAGGAATTTACAACGTAGGTACCGGAAAAGCACGTTCTTTCCTCGATCTTACGAAAGCTGTTTTTAGCAGTATGAAGATGAATCCTGAAATTTCGTTTATTGATACCCCCGTTGATTTACGCGGAAGATACCAGTATTTTACAGAAGCCGAAATGCAGAAGCTGCGCGATGTAGGATATAATAAACCATTTGTTGAATTGGAAGCAGGCGTGGACGAATATGTCAACAAGTTTTTGTTGGAAGAGGCATGTTTTTAG
- the mqnB gene encoding futalosine hydrolase has protein sequence MEILIVAATTMEIKLIVDELEKVEEESHFVKSYRFTDLHVDVLVSGIGSSFATFHLTNALREKEYDAVINIGLAGSLTQELKIGEVVNVVSEEFADLGIEKQHEFLTLFESGYIGVNDFPFENGLLKASNSNDWINLKKVKGVTTNKSFGRDTSIAEMREKFNAHVESMEGAAVFYVCNWMGVKCYQVRSISNYVEPRDSAKWNIPLALVNLKETLIGILKSIQVPVP, from the coding sequence ATGGAAATTTTGATTGTAGCAGCCACTACAATGGAAATCAAACTGATTGTTGATGAGCTGGAAAAAGTAGAGGAAGAGAGTCATTTTGTAAAATCCTACCGATTTACCGATTTGCATGTTGATGTTTTGGTGTCAGGAATAGGAAGCTCGTTTGCCACTTTTCATTTAACAAACGCACTTCGTGAAAAAGAATATGATGCCGTTATAAATATCGGACTGGCCGGAAGTTTAACCCAGGAGCTTAAAATTGGCGAGGTGGTGAATGTTGTTAGCGAAGAATTTGCCGACCTGGGAATTGAAAAACAACATGAGTTTCTTACACTGTTCGAGTCGGGGTATATTGGAGTAAATGATTTTCCGTTTGAGAATGGCTTGTTAAAAGCAAGTAATTCAAATGATTGGATAAATCTAAAAAAGGTAAAAGGAGTAACCACCAACAAAAGCTTTGGGCGCGATACCAGTATTGCCGAAATGCGCGAAAAATTTAATGCGCATGTTGAATCGATGGAAGGAGCGGCCGTATTTTATGTTTGCAACTGGATGGGGGTAAAGTGTTACCAGGTGCGCTCAATATCGAATTATGTGGAACCCCGCGATTCGGCAAAATGGAATATTCCTTTAGCCCTTGTAAATCTGAAGGAAACTTTAATTGGAATATTAAAATCAATCCAAGTTCCCGTGCCTTAA
- the folE gene encoding GTP cyclohydrolase I FolE has protein sequence MCSLKNSNSNGYLRNDFYNEEATEQLSSHYKEILHIVGEDPSREGLDKTPERVAKAMQFLLQGYQIDPVEILQSAMFKEDYRQMVIVKDIEIYSMCEHHMLPFIGKAHVAYIPNGTITGLSKIARVVDVFARRLQVQERLTTQIKDCIQDTLKPLGVAVVIEAQHLCMQMRGVQKQHSITTTSDFTGAFEKVATREEFIKLISTKLS, from the coding sequence ATGTGTTCATTAAAAAATAGCAACTCAAACGGATACCTGAGAAACGACTTTTACAACGAGGAAGCTACCGAACAACTTTCCAGTCATTACAAGGAAATTCTACATATCGTTGGAGAAGATCCTTCTCGCGAAGGATTGGATAAAACGCCGGAAAGAGTAGCAAAAGCTATGCAATTCCTACTACAGGGTTATCAGATAGATCCGGTTGAGATTTTACAGTCCGCAATGTTTAAAGAAGATTACCGTCAAATGGTAATTGTAAAAGACATTGAGATTTATTCGATGTGTGAACACCACATGCTTCCGTTTATCGGGAAAGCGCATGTTGCTTACATTCCAAACGGAACGATAACCGGACTAAGCAAGATTGCACGCGTTGTTGATGTATTTGCCCGCCGTTTACAGGTTCAGGAGCGCTTAACAACTCAAATAAAAGACTGTATTCAGGACACGCTAAAACCACTGGGCGTTGCCGTAGTTATTGAGGCACAACACCTTTGTATGCAAATGCGTGGCGTGCAGAAACAGCATTCGATAACAACTACCTCGGATTTTACCGGTGCTTTTGAAAAGGTAGCTACCCGCGAAGAGTTTATAAAACTAATTAGTACAAAGCTGAGCTAA
- a CDS encoding lactonase family protein has product MLRKILFNCLFVFLSFTATFAQDKQMFYVGTFTDEGAEGINYCNLDRKTGAIELLTTFKGIDNPSFLRLGPDKKFMYSVSRTSPEVEPTGGYVVAYKLDEHGGLHFLNKQIANGSGPCHIDVSPDRKYVAIAAYGGGTTSIYPVDKDGSLKKALTVVHNTGSSVHPNQTQPHAHSIKFSSTEPSIFSADLGTDQLNIFHFKDGNLGRYEQEFVKLPAGSGPRHFVFHSTEEVIYVINELNSTISAVRKNGDKWSVFQNISTLPADFDGESYCADIHFSKDGQYLYGSNRGHNSIAVFKVKADEELTFLGTVPVEGDWPRNFGITPDGEWMLVANQRSHNIAVFKINTDTGMPKFSGKEIALPAPVCIEFL; this is encoded by the coding sequence ATGTTGCGAAAAATTTTGTTTAATTGCCTTTTTGTTTTCCTCAGTTTTACCGCTACGTTTGCTCAGGATAAACAAATGTTTTATGTTGGTACTTTCACCGATGAAGGTGCTGAAGGAATTAACTATTGTAATTTAGACAGAAAAACGGGAGCCATTGAATTATTGACAACTTTTAAAGGTATCGATAATCCATCTTTTTTGCGATTGGGACCCGATAAGAAATTTATGTATTCAGTTTCGAGGACCTCGCCGGAAGTTGAGCCAACCGGCGGTTATGTGGTTGCCTACAAGCTGGATGAGCATGGCGGACTTCACTTTTTGAATAAACAAATAGCAAACGGAAGTGGGCCGTGTCATATTGATGTTTCGCCCGACAGAAAATATGTGGCAATAGCAGCTTATGGTGGAGGAACTACTTCTATTTATCCGGTTGACAAAGACGGTAGCCTGAAGAAAGCACTTACCGTCGTTCATAACACCGGATCAAGTGTGCATCCGAATCAAACACAGCCGCATGCACATTCCATTAAATTTTCATCAACCGAACCAAGTATTTTTAGTGCCGACCTGGGAACTGATCAGTTGAATATTTTTCATTTTAAGGATGGAAATCTGGGACGTTATGAGCAGGAATTTGTAAAACTACCGGCCGGTTCAGGGCCAAGGCATTTTGTTTTTCATTCAACAGAAGAGGTTATTTATGTAATAAACGAGCTAAACTCCACTATTTCGGCAGTTCGGAAAAATGGCGATAAGTGGTCGGTATTTCAGAATATTTCAACTTTACCAGCCGATTTTGACGGAGAGAGTTATTGCGCCGATATACATTTTTCGAAAGACGGGCAATATTTGTATGGCTCGAACCGGGGGCACAACTCCATTGCTGTATTTAAAGTAAAAGCCGATGAGGAATTGACATTTTTAGGAACTGTTCCGGTGGAAGGCGATTGGCCAAGGAATTTTGGAATTACACCTGACGGAGAATGGATGCTGGTTGCAAATCAACGCAGCCATAATATCGCGGTTTTTAAAATTAACACGGATACCGGAATGCCAAAATTCAGTGGTAAAGAAATTGCGTTGCCGGCACCGGTTTGTATTGAGTTTTTGTAA